The Ornithorhynchus anatinus isolate Pmale09 chromosome 16, mOrnAna1.pri.v4, whole genome shotgun sequence genome contains the following window.
gtgagatagggcggggtgagctaattgagtgctttaaagccaatggtatggagtttctctttgatgcggaggtggatgggcagtaattggaggttcttgaggagtgggaagacatgaactGAAGATTTTTGTAGGTAAGTGATTCGTGcggaagaatgaagtatggattggagtggggagagacaggaggtcagtgaggaggcagatgtagtagtcaaggtgggatacgataagttcttagatcagcatggtagcagtttggatggagaggaaggggtggattttagcaatgtcctgaaggaaaaactgacaggattcggtgacagattgaatatgtgggtggaatgagagagacaaatcaaggacaacgccaaggttacggacttgcgaggtagggagggtggtggtgatgtctgtaataatgatgggaaagacagggtttgggtaggaagatgagttcagttttggatgtgtTTAATATGAGTCattggcagggcatccaagtagacatgtcttgaaggcaggaggaaatgtgagattccagggaaggagagaggtcagggctggagatgcagatttggtaaTCATCAACATTCCTAATTTAGTCCCCAAAATAATCACGCTCGACTCCCTCCAGCATTTTTTTCAAAGCTTTGACTTGATAGAGCAGAATTGTTGAGGTCTCTAAACCTCATTGACTAttttagcctcagtttcctcctctctcattcattgtTTTTATGTATAACACAAGGTCTGTGTGAAAAACCGATTTGACCCCTGTGCCTGCTTTGGGGGAGTTAATTTCAGGGTTTTAAATCCCTATGCTGTCGTGGGGACCAGTTTGATATTCAGCCATGCAGAGGACAAATTTTGGCCTTCTGGCTTTAGATTTAGTGAAGAGCATTTCCTTTTTACCTTTAAAGTCGCATATATACAGTTACAGAATTGGAGCTCAGAATTTGGTTTGGGGAAGTGCTAGGAGTTGGATAGGGGtgactaaagaagcagcgtggctcagtggaaagagcacgggctttggagtcagggctcatgagttcgaatcccagctctgccacttgtcggctgtgtgactgtgggcaagtcacttaacttctctgtgcctcagttccctcatctgtaaaatggggattaagactgtgagccccacgtgggacaacctgattcctctatgtctaccccagcgcttagaacagtgcttggcacatagtaagcgcttaacaaataccaacaaaaaaataaatgattcGAACTCCTTTTCATCAAAAATatttcaaagaagaaaaaaagcaccATCAGCCAGGGGTACGAAGGTTTGGCACTTAATTGTTTAATAATGAATAAGACTTTTCTGCCAATAAAGATTAGATTACTGCTGACTGGCTTCTTGAGCTAGTATCTGTTATAGTGACAGGGTAGTAGTTTCTCTGTGGGATTTAAAGGTGTTCCCTGCGCTGTTCTTCTAGCAGGTGTAAAATTGTGTGAAACCCTGCAAGGGGAGCACCTCTGGAAGTCCCTAAATGCTATTAATATATTATAAGGACTGGTCAGATCTATTGTCTTCATTTGTCATTCTTGATCGCAGCTTGCCGTGTAAGGCTATAAGCCTGCATGTGCCTGGCAACTGTTACCTAGTGACAGTTTCAGCTGCAGTAGCCATTGGCTGTGCTGTTGATTGGGGCAGAAGGACCGAGTCACCTTTCTGATGGTGAGTTCTTCTGCATCggctcaggaggaggaggaggaggagacagagggggaggaggaggtggaggaggagcaggggctcAGGTGCAAGCAGTAAATCTGAAAGCGCGATTGTGAAGAATAGCGACAGCATCCTTGTAACTGCATCACAGTAAATCGGACTTTTGAATCAAGCAGCACAGCACAGCAGCTAAGAGTGGATGTAGGTGAGAAGCATCGCCTTATTCCGGTAACAAGAGAATCCCAAAAGTGATTATTTTGTGGTGGATGAAAGTGGCTACTGATAGAGGGATCGGACATCGAGGACTGTTCTGTGGATGTTATAAAAGCACAGCTCTCCCGTATGACTTGGCGATGCAGCTGAGAAAATAACTTTAAAAAGAATGCTTTCTGTCCAACTGCTGCATCCGAATGGGAGGAAATGTTTCTATTTCTAGTGCATAAAATTCCTTCAGAAGCCTCAGCAAGGACTGGCAAAAGGATCCCTGAGAAGGCAGTACTTTTGAAAGGACTTTCAGGAAATGTTAGCGTAATAGCCGAATGACCTTGGAAGCTTTTATATTTGGACTGCCTGATTCCATCCTTCCTGATCCCCAAGGTCTCAAACTCTAGGATTTCAATGGGTCTCGATGTTTTGGGAGCATTTTAAAACAAGACTATCTAGTAACCTCTCTAATGGCCCCTGAACTAATTGAGCATTTGCTCAAAATAGAGCACAGAAAGAGAAGAGCTGTTTTCTTAACATACGATTGCTTCATAACTGCAAATGTAACAAACGGGGTTCTTTCCCACTGTTGGAAAATTTAGTTGTCGAAGCGGTGATTTTGTGTGCTAATTactaatgaaaatggaaaatgtgTAGCAACTAGAAGATGAAGCCGAGTGAAAATAACTGAGTAGTAAACAAGGGCAGCATTTCTAGTCAAATCAGCATTTCGTTAGCTTCCCGGCAGAATGCAGACTGAAGTTTCTATTATTGTGCAGGGCTTTGGAAAGGATTCAGGTGTTGCTGCAAGGTGAGACAAGCCATTGATTGAGCCATGCACTTTATTGTTTCAGAACAGGGCATGGAAGGTGGCAGATCagcaaaagaaaatgatttttggTACTCGATGCTTGAAACTGAATGCCCAGGATTTCTTTTTCCAGGTGGGAGAGAGCATTAAATTTTAGTGCTGCCATCGCTGTAACTGGAAATGACTAGAACTGGGAGAAATTGAATATTCACTTAAAACTCTACAAGTTCATCTTCTCATGGGTGTTAACCCCCTTGTACAGAACCGTCCTCCCTGGAGATGTGTATTCTCCTCTCTGAGAGCCACAGGAGAAACCTGGCCGTATTCCTtagtcctcttctccccctaaaTCCAGTTCAACATTCAGATTCAAGTGGTGCTGAACCTCTTGGAATTAACCTTGACAGGAATGTTTTTCTTACCTCTTTAACGAACGGATGGATCACGGCAACGAGAAAGGCAGCATCGTCCCCTGAACAGAGCCCAAAGGCACCGCCTGCTCCTATGAACTTTTTTCTAGATTTTCCAACCAAAAGCAGATGCCGAAGCTGTGAGATGTTCGTTATTTGAGTGGATCGAAAACATTAATTCACTTCTCATCGTCCTGGTCCTGGAAGCCTGATCTGTATTAAGACTTCTGTCCCTTTCTCATTCTTTCTAGTCTATCCCAAAGAAACTGCCTTTCTCAGGAGAATAAACAATTCACAGaagctttctttttccctctttttaagCCCCTTGgcagtcaatttttttttcttttttggttttcaTCTTCCATTGTGCAAGATAAAGAGTCTGTTTTCTCTAGAAGTGCCTTCCGTTTGTTAAAGGTGGTTGGAGAGCCCAGGAGGGAGCTAATCAGAGGCCTTTTTTCACCTGCTTCCTAACTTATTTTTCCCCAAAGCTGAGGTGTGTCACTGTTGCAATGAAGCTGATAAAGAGGCTCGAGCAGCTCTGAGAGTCAAATGTGAGTGACAGAAGCTCCGGCAGCCACTACCAAGACAGATTCTGAGACACCAAAGTGGAGAGTTTAACAGATGTTGGGCAGGTCACCTGCTTGCCGTAGCTCTGGCTGCAGGCTTCCCTAATTCCAAACCATGAATGAGTCTGGGTGGATTGAATGGAAGACTCTGAACATGAGTGGCAGTTTTATGAATAGGTCTGAGCATCACTCCTGCCCACTTGGATTTGGCCACTACAATGCCGTGGATGTCTGCATCCTTGAGACAGCCATCATCGTCCTGCTCACCTTCCTAATCATCGCCGGGAATTTAACGGTGATCTTCGTCTTTCACTGTGCGCCGCTTCTCCATCATTATACCACCAGCTACTTCATTCAGACCATGGCGTATGCTGACCTTTTCGTTGGAGTGAGCTGTTTGGTTCCTACTCTGTCGTTGCTGCACTATTCCACAGGTGTCCACGAATCCTTGACTTGCCAGGTTTTCGGATATATCATCTCCGTGCTGAAGAGTGTCTCCATGGCCTGTCTTGCCTGCATCAGCGTGGACCGCTACCTTGCCATCACCAAGCCTCTTTCCTACAATCAACTGGTTACGCCTTGTCGCTTGAGAATTTGTATTATTTTGATCTGGATCTACTCCTGCCTAATTTTCTTGCCTTCATTTTTCGGCTGGGGGAAACCCGGTTACCACGGTGACATTTTTGAGTGGTGTGCCACCTCTTGGCTCACCAATGCCTACTTTACGGGCTTTATCGTCTGCTTACTTTACGCTCCTGCTGCCTTTGTCATCTGCTTCACTTACTTCCACATTTTCAAAATCTGCCGGCAGCACACCAAAGAGATCAATGACCGGAGGGCCCGTTTTCCTAGCCATGAGGTGGATGCTGCCGGAGAGACTGGACACAGCCCAGACCGCCGTTACGCCATGGTTTTGTTTCGGATAACCAGTGTGTTCTACATGCTCTGGCTGCCCTACATCATATACTTTCTTCTAGAGAGCTCGCGCGTCCTGGAAAATCCCGCTCTTTCCTTCTTGACAACGTGGCTTGCTATAAGCAATAGTTTCTGCAACTGTGTGATATATAGTCTCTCTAACAGTGTTTTCAGGCTGGGCCTCCGAAGGCTGTCAGAGACTATATGCTCGTCATGTATGTGTTTAAAGGACCGGGAAATACGGGACCCTAAACCTAGGAAACGGGCTAATTCCTGCTCCATCTAAGGAAGGCTGCCCAGTTAACCCAGTGCAGTCTGACCGTGATTTGGGGAATAGTATTTGATACATCTGGAAATTTTGCCACAACGGAAATATTTACTTGAATAGTTGACGATGAGTCGAGATTTGGGACTGcaggtcattttttaaaatggaaaaggcAGCTATAGTGAAGGACCTATAGAGGATGCCCACGCAAGATCTTTATCATGTGAACGTAGTAATTCTCAAATTGACATAGGGGTTAGAGCAATTAAATAGcaaagttaaaaaaaagtcaGTATCTCAAATCTTCCACAGGGCATGAAATTACTGGCACATTAAAGCAggttcctctgtgtgtgtgtgtgtgtgtgtgtgtgtgtctttctctctctctctctccttctctctcccctcccccccaccccgccttttctctctctctctcggaagATCTTATATTTTTCCCTTTAAGAGACATGCTGCATATCATATATGTGGCAGAATATGTCCTTTTGCGTTAAATTGTACTTTTAAAATACAGTAGGCTACTATCTATAAACGGATCTGTTTAGAGGGTACAAAATAGATGTTTTAGATGAGTAATTAGACACACATCTTTGCTTGTGGTTTTTATACTATTCTCTGCTGCACAAATAGTTGCTGAAAACAAAAATGAGACAATGAGCTATTCATTTTTTAGGTAAAAGAGAAAAatgcttccctcccacccctctctcaaGACCTGCTGTATTTTTATCCATTTTTCATGCCCTGAAGTCTTTGGTTCCTTAGTCCAGAAGTGTCTTAGCTGAAGAGGTAACTTACTGTACAAGGGTATCACAATTCTCAATAATCGCTTCCTTCCAAAAAAAGCCACCTGGCTTTGGTAGGGGGATTGCATTCAACATGTTCCAGTGGCTTATAGAACCTTTTCTTTTCTGGGACCTTTGAAATTAGTCCCTGTTTCCAAAATGTCCTTTTTGCTGTACTAAAgctttgtttctttttcattAAGGCCAATACTACTAATGCAAATACAAGAGACACACATAGCAGTGAGGCATCACTTTTAATgctagctgatttttttttctttttaaatgaaataCTAACCCTTTTATGTTGGCTCTACATAGCTTTCTATTGTAGCCGCCAGTCCATTGTGTGTAAACCTAGCTTGCACATAGtgtattttttaaaacaaaatgtaAATTATATTATGTGGTCTGTGCCTAATGTTTTCATAGTTCATTgaatagatcaatggtattttaagtCTGCAGGAttgaaaaaaatacacaaaaacacaaaaaacttgCTTTAAGAGAAAAATACTTTCTGTGCAGTTGTTAAATAGATATTTATTAGACAAAACTGTGTTCTTGGACGAGGTGAGAAGACAATTTACTTAATTATCAAGTACAGGTAAGAGCTTCAGTATTTCCCTTTGTAATGATCTGCTTTCAGATTCAGAGattaatcaaatttattttgTAAGTGCACTACATGGGTTTGTGTAATACAGAGTTGTGTCAGGGGTTCAGATGCAGCATGGTGGGTTTATTGGGGTAGGTATATGAGCAAAGAATCATTTAAATCTTACTTTTGGCTCAAGTTGCCAGTTTCTCAGATGGTTTTATAAGTGACTAGTTCTGGAGCATTTGTCCTGTTAACAGCTGCACTATGATTTCCTTGTTTTACCAAAATGCATTTAATGAAATGTGCCTATGACTCTTCAAACTGGAAGCCAACCATGTTTGCACACCAGTGGTTTGACTTCAACGGTCCTTTTAAAATGAACTCGTTATTTTGTTAAGGTTGTTCTGAACCCCGGTTTGTTTTTAAACATGTAAGAAAGatgaaaataaagagaataaaatAGTATTCTATGTATCAAAACCAGACTTGGCTTCACTTTCATGGTTACAGTGTATTTAGAACGAAGGTCTCCTTATGCAGGATTAGGAATTTTGTTGCATCTCATTTTCTTTTACTCTCATGCATTATGTGTATGGGGGGAACTCATTAGGGTAATCCTGTGGGGTTTGGTTTAGCTGGCACATAACCACATCTGCTAGTTCTGGTGTAGAAAATGGAATCTTCAACATCCAGACCATTATTTGGCCTGAGGAGTTAGTCTTGGCCAGATTTCCCTGCTCTCAGACCTGAAGATTAGCTTCCCGCTTCATCCCCACTGCATCTACTTCCTGTAATATATATGTCCTTCCTATCTACTCCCCACAAAGAAACCCTAACATCTTGATAATTTCCTTTCTGTTAGTATTCCCCAGTCTATTTTTCTATTCCTGCAACTTTCCCTGACCTCCAGGATTATGATCTCCCGCTTCTTCCCTCAATTCAATAATAACCAGGCCTTCATCGGGCAAGCCAAGGCCACCTGGGCCAGAGTCACACCTAGGCACTAGGATAAGGAATTCTCTCTGTAATAGGTCCTATTCATTTTGATGTCCATTATTTCTCTTGAATTGGCCtctttgaactttttttttttaacccgcaAATAAAACTCCTGTAGAtcggtggagagagcagaagTGAGAGACCTTGACTATTGGTTGTTGTTAACATGCTTGATAGCTTAGGgcaaagtacttaacttctcttcactAGTTCTGAATATGTATTTATGCCGCAAAGAGATAAAATTCTATGTATCCGATGAATGCTGCTTTTATGGAGGGACTTCTTTATTAATTATTGACCCCAACTCTCCCAGTGGCTTTGAATTCCCCCGAAGTAGCAAGCCAGAAACTGAGATAGCAAACTAGACACTTAACTCTTTCAGATCACTGGGGACAATTTAGTGCATTGCTATCTGTCCACCTTGTGCCTTCACTGTAGCATTGCATTAATTGAAGTGGTCTGAAAGGTTCACTGCTCACCCCAAAGTGCCAAACTTGCCACCATGACCTGGGAAAATTTAGTCCactattactgtaattattattaaactgtatcTTATTAACTGGTTTGGGGGTGAATAATGTCCACCATGTAGAAATAGCAGAGAATCCTGTACTATGCTATCTTTGTTCACTTAGTGCTGCTTCTGAGGAATGAAGCGAGTGTAAATTCACCTGAATATAGTGTTCCTCACAACTCAAGGCAGCGTATTTGAATACA
Protein-coding sequences here:
- the GPR52 gene encoding G-protein coupled receptor 52, with the translated sequence MNESGWIEWKTLNMSGSFMNRSEHHSCPLGFGHYNAVDVCILETAIIVLLTFLIIAGNLTVIFVFHCAPLLHHYTTSYFIQTMAYADLFVGVSCLVPTLSLLHYSTGVHESLTCQVFGYIISVLKSVSMACLACISVDRYLAITKPLSYNQLVTPCRLRICIILIWIYSCLIFLPSFFGWGKPGYHGDIFEWCATSWLTNAYFTGFIVCLLYAPAAFVICFTYFHIFKICRQHTKEINDRRARFPSHEVDAAGETGHSPDRRYAMVLFRITSVFYMLWLPYIIYFLLESSRVLENPALSFLTTWLAISNSFCNCVIYSLSNSVFRLGLRRLSETICSSCMCLKDREIRDPKPRKRANSCSI